The following proteins are encoded in a genomic region of Sorangiineae bacterium MSr12523:
- a CDS encoding saccharopine dehydrogenase NADP-binding domain-containing protein, with the protein MASARADVLVFGATGFTGKLVCDALRTRGVTFAIAGRSRAKLDALSESLGGVETALVDLKDAETIVRALTGRKVVSACAGPFIEVGEPILASCARMGIHYADTTGEQNFVALAVLRYRATAEASGACVAPSLAYEIAPPDWAAHLAAQRLGKEPDALDLVYMPRGAASLTDATTRGTKLSVLSIFSGESRQFIDGTLRREAPAATVRTFPAREEGGRPITAMSIPSPESIVVPSHTGARTVRTFMAIDKTTAHILQKARGIAPALARAARPLLVRAIGRSAEGPEGEARGMEFDVLAEARSGDTVKRVYLAGRDPYGLTAQIQALFVERALGGKVHARGVVAPSVAIPPAEALAALPLSLHERASATTE; encoded by the coding sequence ATGGCGAGTGCACGTGCCGACGTCCTGGTCTTCGGTGCCACCGGCTTCACCGGTAAGCTCGTCTGCGATGCGCTTCGCACACGCGGGGTGACGTTTGCCATTGCGGGGCGGAGCCGCGCCAAGCTCGATGCCCTCTCGGAGTCGCTCGGCGGTGTCGAAACGGCACTGGTCGACTTGAAGGACGCCGAGACCATCGTGCGCGCCCTCACCGGTCGAAAGGTCGTGAGTGCCTGCGCAGGACCATTCATCGAGGTGGGCGAACCCATTTTGGCGAGCTGCGCGCGCATGGGCATCCACTACGCGGACACGACGGGCGAGCAAAACTTCGTCGCACTCGCGGTGCTTCGCTACCGCGCCACGGCCGAGGCCAGCGGCGCCTGCGTCGCGCCTTCGCTGGCGTACGAAATCGCGCCGCCGGACTGGGCGGCACATTTGGCTGCGCAGCGTCTGGGAAAAGAGCCCGACGCGCTCGACCTCGTGTACATGCCGCGGGGCGCCGCAAGCCTCACCGACGCCACGACGCGCGGGACCAAGCTCAGTGTGCTCTCGATTTTTTCCGGTGAGAGCCGCCAGTTCATCGATGGAACCCTCCGCCGCGAGGCTCCGGCGGCCACCGTGCGCACCTTCCCGGCGCGGGAGGAAGGCGGCCGCCCCATCACGGCCATGTCGATCCCGAGCCCCGAGTCCATCGTCGTTCCCTCGCACACGGGGGCGCGGACGGTGCGGACCTTCATGGCCATCGACAAAACGACCGCGCACATTCTGCAAAAGGCGCGGGGCATTGCACCCGCCCTCGCGCGGGCCGCGCGCCCGCTGTTGGTGCGCGCGATTGGTCGCTCGGCCGAGGGGCCCGAAGGCGAGGCGCGCGGCATGGAATTCGACGTTCTCGCGGAGGCCCGATCCGGCGACACGGTGAAGCGCGTCTACCTCGCGGGCCGCGATCCGTACGGCCTCACGGCGCAAATTCAGGCGCTGTTCGTCGAGCGCGCGCTGGGGGGCAAGGTGCACGCGCGCGGCGTGGTGGCCCCGAGTGTGGCCATCCCCCCGGCCGAAGCGCTGGCCGCGTTACCGCTTTCCCTTCACGAGCGCGCGAGCGCCACGACCGAATAG
- a CDS encoding helix-turn-helix domain-containing protein produces the protein MLANLLAAIQPVVMGDELATRLGKNIRQLREARGLTQQQMAKLANVPRATWANVESGTANPTLSVMHAVAEAFQVTLEELISTPRAACEFYPRDTLRTRQRGDVEVRKLLPDAIPGMEIDRFELPPKSQMTGVPHTPGTREYLTCESGCIVLVAAGERWQLETGDVIAFRGDQRHSYLNPGERPAVAYSVVALARS, from the coding sequence ATGCTTGCCAATCTATTGGCAGCGATCCAACCTGTCGTCATGGGCGACGAGCTGGCCACGCGACTGGGCAAGAATATTCGGCAGCTGCGGGAAGCGCGCGGGCTCACGCAGCAACAAATGGCCAAGCTTGCCAACGTGCCCCGCGCGACCTGGGCTAACGTGGAATCGGGCACGGCCAACCCGACGCTGTCGGTCATGCATGCCGTGGCCGAAGCCTTTCAGGTCACCTTGGAAGAGCTCATCTCCACGCCGCGCGCCGCCTGCGAATTTTACCCGCGTGACACCCTCCGCACGCGCCAGCGCGGCGACGTCGAGGTGCGCAAGCTCCTGCCGGACGCCATCCCAGGCATGGAAATCGACCGGTTCGAGCTTCCGCCCAAGAGCCAGATGACCGGCGTACCGCACACGCCGGGCACGCGCGAATACCTGACCTGTGAAAGTGGATGCATCGTCCTGGTCGCCGCCGGCGAGCGCTGGCAACTCGAGACGGGCGACGTCATCGCCTTCCGGGGCGACCAGCGGCACTCGTACCTCAACCCGGGCGAGCGGCCCGCGGTGGCCTATTCGGTCGTGGCGCTCGCGCGCTCGTGA
- a CDS encoding SDR family oxidoreductase: MEWSGRGVLVTGASRGLGEQLARWFAKRGARVGLVARGREELERVKESIMAEDGTAAAIIADVGDKDATYAIAGTAAELIGPVDVVVHCASALGPLPMPLLLDTACEDLASVLETNLIGPFRLTKALAGPMILRGNGVVVFISSDAAVNGYPGWGAYGVSKAAQDHLARVWAAELTEAGVQFLSIDPGDMNTKMHADALPDADPATLLDPAVVAARIGTILEHRARIPSGTRLEASSAAKEVGA, from the coding sequence ATGGAATGGTCAGGACGAGGGGTGCTGGTCACGGGGGCGAGCCGTGGGCTCGGAGAGCAGCTGGCCCGTTGGTTTGCAAAGCGGGGCGCGCGCGTCGGCCTCGTAGCGCGCGGCCGCGAGGAGCTCGAGCGCGTCAAAGAATCGATTATGGCCGAGGATGGAACGGCGGCGGCGATCATCGCCGACGTTGGGGACAAGGACGCAACGTACGCCATCGCCGGCACGGCGGCGGAGCTGATCGGCCCCGTCGATGTGGTGGTGCACTGCGCCAGTGCACTCGGGCCGCTGCCGATGCCGCTGTTGCTGGATACGGCGTGTGAAGATCTGGCGAGCGTGCTCGAGACGAACCTGATCGGGCCGTTTCGTTTGACGAAGGCGCTGGCCGGGCCAATGATTTTGCGAGGCAACGGCGTCGTCGTGTTCATCAGCTCGGACGCGGCGGTGAATGGTTACCCGGGTTGGGGTGCGTACGGTGTGTCGAAGGCGGCGCAGGACCATCTCGCGCGCGTCTGGGCGGCGGAGCTTACGGAGGCGGGCGTGCAGTTTTTGAGCATCGATCCCGGCGACATGAACACCAAGATGCACGCCGACGCGCTTCCGGACGCCGATCCGGCGACGTTGCTCGATCCCGCGGTGGTGGCGGCGCGCATCGGCACCATCCTCGAGCACCGGGCGCGGATCCCCAGCGGTACGCGGCTCGAGGCCTCCAGTGCGGCAAAGGAGGTGGGCGCGTGA
- a CDS encoding S-adenosylmethionine:tRNA ribosyltransferase-isomerase, whose translation MNAATFPRDRPLEERLLHVDPRAGTLRDARIGDLASLIRAGDLLVLNDAATLPGAIAARTASGAPLEVRVLARTGGAPLAAPDFQRSPTWQAVLFGPGDWRTKTEDRLPPPEVRVGDRLALGALAACEAVVEAVDARSPRLVTLRTEATVQELYRIGKPVQYAYIERDLALWQVQTAYASRPWAAEMPSGGRPLTWGLLLALRRRGVGLASLTHAAGLSSTGDAELDARLPLAERYEIPVETARVIAKTRREGGRIVAVGTTVVRALEGSALDGAEEAEEGEEAEEGETNLRIGPGFRPCLTDGILTGVHDPAASHFSLLQAFAPKALLERAYAHAEREGYLGHEFGDSSLILPD comes from the coding sequence GTGAATGCGGCGACGTTTCCGCGCGATCGCCCGCTCGAGGAGCGGCTCCTTCATGTCGACCCGCGCGCGGGCACGCTGCGCGATGCGCGGATAGGGGATCTCGCATCGCTGATTCGCGCGGGCGATCTCCTGGTGCTCAACGACGCCGCGACCTTGCCCGGTGCGATTGCCGCACGCACGGCATCGGGCGCGCCGCTCGAGGTGCGGGTGCTTGCGCGTACGGGAGGTGCGCCGCTTGCGGCGCCCGACTTTCAACGCAGCCCGACCTGGCAAGCGGTGCTCTTCGGCCCGGGCGATTGGCGAACGAAGACCGAGGATCGCCTTCCGCCGCCCGAGGTGCGCGTCGGGGATCGCCTTGCGCTTGGTGCGCTTGCCGCGTGCGAGGCGGTCGTCGAGGCGGTGGATGCGCGCTCGCCGCGGCTGGTGACCCTGCGAACCGAGGCGACCGTGCAGGAGCTCTATCGGATCGGCAAACCGGTGCAATATGCATACATCGAGCGCGATCTGGCGCTTTGGCAGGTGCAGACAGCCTACGCGTCGCGGCCTTGGGCGGCGGAGATGCCCTCGGGGGGACGGCCGCTCACGTGGGGACTCTTGCTCGCGCTGCGCCGGCGCGGTGTGGGCTTGGCGTCGCTCACGCACGCTGCCGGGCTCTCGTCGACGGGCGACGCCGAGCTCGATGCGCGTCTTCCCTTGGCCGAGCGGTACGAGATCCCCGTCGAGACGGCACGGGTCATTGCGAAGACCCGACGGGAAGGGGGCCGCATCGTGGCGGTGGGGACCACGGTGGTGCGCGCGTTGGAGGGATCGGCCCTCGATGGCGCGGAAGAAGCAGAAGAAGGAGAAGAAGCAGAAGAAGGAGAGACCAACCTGCGCATCGGCCCCGGTTTCCGGCCGTGTCTGACGGATGGCATCCTCACCGGGGTTCACGACCCTGCGGCCAGCCATTTTTCCTTGCTGCAGGCCTTCGCGCCGAAGGCGCTGCTCGAACGGGCCTACGCCCACGCCGAGCGGGAGGGGTACCTGGGGCACGAATTCGGTGATTCGTCGCTGATTCTGCCGGACTGA
- a CDS encoding alpha/beta hydrolase, with product MHIEAAQTGQSGQSSMEEQTIAVADDDTKLFVRSRTVASPSSEALTPGIGVGGGIPDLRVFLCDGILCDGFIWKYLWNDLGEIVPLTHWHYRGHGRSGAPHDPDRIDVAAHADDLMAVRRKVGDPPAVLVGHSMGCQVVLEGYRRHPNNVRGLVLICGTFGKLTSTFKGLPVLDMVLPKLLDLALKRPELVRALWSRIPPELAFNVAAKIGEIDLGQVSREDIMPYLQHVPHVELPLFLRMLRAAGEHTAGDFLAQINVPTLIITGERDTFTPAFLAESMAKTIPDAELMVVKNGTHVAALEQHELVNAKIREFVQTRVLI from the coding sequence GTGCATATCGAAGCCGCGCAGACAGGCCAATCCGGTCAAAGCAGCATGGAGGAGCAGACTATCGCCGTAGCCGACGACGACACGAAGCTTTTTGTCCGTTCGCGGACGGTGGCATCCCCCTCTTCTGAAGCCCTCACCCCTGGTATTGGTGTGGGCGGCGGGATCCCCGATCTTCGTGTCTTCCTCTGCGACGGAATCCTCTGCGACGGCTTCATCTGGAAGTACTTATGGAACGATCTCGGCGAGATCGTGCCCCTTACGCATTGGCATTACCGAGGCCACGGTCGCAGTGGGGCCCCGCACGATCCGGATCGGATCGACGTGGCCGCGCACGCGGACGATCTGATGGCCGTTCGGCGTAAAGTTGGTGATCCTCCGGCGGTGCTCGTGGGCCACTCCATGGGTTGCCAGGTGGTTCTCGAAGGATATCGGCGTCATCCCAACAATGTCCGCGGGTTGGTTCTCATCTGCGGGACCTTTGGGAAGCTGACGAGCACCTTCAAGGGGCTACCTGTACTCGACATGGTGCTGCCCAAGCTGCTCGACCTGGCGCTCAAGCGCCCCGAGTTGGTGCGTGCCCTTTGGTCGCGCATCCCTCCGGAGCTAGCCTTCAACGTGGCTGCGAAAATCGGCGAGATCGACCTCGGGCAGGTGTCGCGCGAGGACATCATGCCGTACCTGCAGCACGTGCCGCACGTCGAGCTTCCGTTGTTTTTGCGCATGCTGCGCGCCGCGGGCGAACACACCGCGGGCGATTTTCTGGCGCAGATCAATGTGCCCACGCTGATCATCACGGGCGAGCGCGACACCTTCACACCGGCCTTTCTCGCCGAGTCGATGGCCAAGACCATCCCCGACGCAGAGCTCATGGTGGTGAAGAACGGCACCCACGTCGCCGCACTCGAGCAGCACGAGCTGGTCAACGCGAAGATCCGCGAATTCGTCCAGACGCGCGTGCTGATCTAG
- a CDS encoding TIGR04563 family protein, with protein sequence MGIGDKDPSGSVRNVESKTDKRKQSLYFPESMLQEIKEEAARLDRSLSWVVQRAWKISRLEIKKLPSVNDVEGGEDDDTDE encoded by the coding sequence TTGGGCATTGGTGACAAAGACCCGAGCGGTAGCGTTCGGAATGTGGAATCCAAGACCGACAAGAGGAAGCAAAGCCTCTACTTCCCTGAGTCGATGCTCCAGGAGATCAAGGAAGAGGCCGCCCGCCTCGACCGGTCACTCTCCTGGGTCGTGCAACGGGCGTGGAAAATCTCTCGTCTTGAAATCAAGAAGCTCCCCAGCGTCAACGACGTGGAGGGGGGCGAAGATGACGACACCGACGAGTAA
- a CDS encoding S41 family peptidase, which produces MGALAFAGGLVGTVFVSPLLAHATPQAENPYAATLQLGRVLVQVENNYVEPVERTKLVNGAIAGMVEQLDPHSSYLPPQEFTAFQDDTEGKFGGVGIEVDVRSDAITVLAPIEGTPAERAGIRSGDRIVGIDGEQVLSSSLDTMIKRMRGKPGTHIKFTVRREGVKEMLSFDLVREIIHVSSVTSKLLDGNIGYLRIKQFQDRTHEELLRAAAQLRTRLAESTTARSVNAKQAPAASLAGLVLDLRSNPGGLVDEAAEVADEFLSGGGIYTTRHRGQTIDDVRARGGGAFSDVPIVVLVNEWSASASELVAGALQDNKRATVVGANTFGKGSVQSIIELPGGAGLRLTTARYYTPAGRSIQAEGIHPDVLLGARSSDPNALRAVHERDLEGHLAGETRKTTTNGNTPAARMAPDGGTLEPIETRDIPSDPTKSKDFVLRTGYELLRDKLGTSKAPLPSPPSHPSSK; this is translated from the coding sequence ATGGGGGCGCTCGCGTTTGCCGGTGGGTTGGTAGGGACGGTGTTCGTCTCACCTCTACTGGCCCACGCAACGCCTCAAGCGGAAAATCCGTACGCGGCGACGTTGCAGCTCGGCCGTGTGCTCGTTCAGGTCGAGAACAATTACGTCGAGCCCGTGGAGCGCACGAAGCTCGTCAATGGCGCCATTGCGGGCATGGTCGAGCAGCTCGATCCGCACTCGTCGTACTTGCCGCCCCAAGAGTTCACGGCGTTTCAGGATGATACGGAAGGAAAATTCGGCGGCGTTGGCATCGAGGTCGACGTGCGCTCCGATGCCATCACGGTGCTGGCGCCGATCGAAGGAACACCCGCGGAGCGCGCAGGCATTCGCAGTGGCGATCGCATCGTCGGCATCGACGGTGAGCAGGTACTGTCGTCCTCGCTCGACACGATGATCAAGCGCATGCGTGGCAAGCCGGGCACGCACATCAAGTTCACCGTGCGTCGTGAGGGCGTCAAAGAGATGCTCTCGTTCGATCTGGTGCGCGAGATCATCCACGTCTCGAGCGTGACGTCGAAGTTGCTCGACGGAAATATCGGCTACCTGCGGATCAAGCAGTTCCAGGATCGGACGCACGAGGAGCTTTTGCGCGCCGCAGCGCAGTTGCGCACGCGTTTGGCGGAAAGCACCACGGCTCGCAGCGTCAACGCCAAGCAGGCCCCGGCGGCGTCGCTGGCCGGGTTGGTGCTCGATCTGCGGAGCAACCCGGGTGGGTTGGTCGACGAGGCGGCCGAGGTCGCGGACGAGTTCCTGTCGGGCGGCGGCATCTACACGACGCGTCACCGCGGGCAGACGATCGACGATGTGCGTGCGCGCGGTGGTGGTGCCTTCAGCGATGTGCCCATCGTCGTTCTGGTGAACGAGTGGAGTGCGAGCGCGTCGGAGCTGGTGGCCGGTGCGCTGCAGGACAACAAGCGCGCGACGGTCGTCGGGGCGAACACCTTCGGCAAGGGCAGCGTGCAGTCGATCATCGAGCTGCCCGGCGGGGCGGGGTTGCGTCTCACCACGGCGCGTTACTACACGCCGGCGGGGCGTTCGATTCAGGCCGAGGGCATCCATCCCGACGTGCTGCTCGGGGCCAGGTCGAGCGACCCGAACGCGCTGCGTGCGGTGCACGAGCGCGATCTCGAAGGGCACCTGGCCGGCGAGACGCGCAAGACGACGACGAATGGGAACACGCCGGCCGCCCGCATGGCGCCGGATGGCGGGACCCTGGAGCCCATCGAGACGCGCGACATCCCGAGCGATCCGACGAAGAGCAAAGACTTCGTTCTACGTACGGGTTACGAGCTGCTGCGCGACAAGCTTGGCACCAGCAAAGCGCCTCTCCCGTCTCCTCCGTCTCACCCGTCTAGTAAGTAG
- the greB gene encoding transcription elongation factor GreB: MADPNYITKEGAKRLQDELGHLRSQERPKVVQEVADAAAQGDRSENAEYIYGKKRLREIDRRIRFLTKRLEAAHVVTEPASTDRVFFGATVEVEDEEGVRSSYRIVGEDEIDLKRGHVSWRSPIGRALLKKEEGDVVLLRRPNGEIELTILSVRYLLDG, translated from the coding sequence ATGGCCGATCCGAACTACATCACGAAGGAAGGCGCCAAGCGCCTGCAGGACGAACTCGGGCACCTTCGCTCGCAAGAGCGCCCCAAGGTCGTGCAAGAAGTCGCCGACGCCGCCGCGCAAGGCGACCGCAGCGAGAATGCCGAATACATCTACGGCAAGAAGAGGCTGCGCGAGATTGACCGGCGCATTCGATTCCTCACCAAGCGGCTCGAGGCGGCGCACGTCGTCACCGAGCCGGCGTCGACGGATCGCGTCTTCTTCGGAGCCACCGTCGAAGTGGAAGACGAAGAGGGCGTGCGCTCCTCGTACCGCATCGTGGGCGAGGACGAGATCGACCTGAAACGAGGCCATGTGAGCTGGCGTTCGCCCATCGGGCGCGCCCTCCTCAAAAAGGAGGAGGGCGACGTCGTCCTGCTGCGACGCCCCAACGGTGAGATCGAACTCACCATCCTTTCCGTGCGCTACTTACTAGACGGGTGA
- a CDS encoding group 1 truncated hemoglobin, with amino-acid sequence MRNRSLVAPHVTAKRVFLAAVITSAMLGSFALLGAGCGGKKPPKPAEPALIDTSADAGPPAEPEDAGPPAPKSLFERLGGKDGIDKLVDSLVQNVTADGKLKKSFSKVKGEKLDNFKKSLSDQICEISGGPCKYQGKDMKSAHEGITINDAQWDAFVQDFSAAMDENKIEENEKNELMALFAPLRSDIVGQKKKK; translated from the coding sequence ATGAGAAATCGCTCTCTGGTAGCTCCACATGTCACGGCAAAACGAGTGTTTCTGGCTGCGGTGATCACGTCGGCCATGCTCGGGTCGTTCGCGCTCCTCGGCGCCGGCTGCGGCGGCAAAAAGCCCCCGAAGCCCGCGGAGCCGGCCCTCATCGACACCAGCGCCGACGCCGGCCCCCCTGCGGAACCGGAAGATGCGGGTCCCCCCGCCCCCAAATCGCTTTTCGAGCGCCTCGGCGGCAAAGACGGCATCGACAAGCTGGTCGACTCGCTCGTCCAGAACGTGACGGCGGACGGTAAGCTCAAGAAGTCTTTCTCCAAGGTCAAAGGGGAGAAGCTCGACAACTTCAAGAAGAGCCTCTCCGATCAGATTTGCGAGATCTCGGGCGGTCCGTGCAAGTACCAGGGCAAGGACATGAAGTCCGCGCACGAGGGGATCACCATCAACGATGCCCAGTGGGATGCGTTCGTTCAAGATTTCAGCGCCGCCATGGACGAAAACAAGATTGAGGAAAACGAGAAGAACGAGCTGATGGCGCTCTTCGCTCCGCTTCGGTCCGACATCGTCGGGCAGAAGAAGAAGAAGTAG
- a CDS encoding O-methyltransferase, whose translation MKAAADAILRPEQAAYLEALEPPRDALLVKMEARAAERGYPVSDPEVASFLAVTAQARRPRFIVELGTNIGYGAIVLARAAGPAARVLSFELSHEICETAREFIAEAGLEDRITVLQGAALQELEKVEGLIDLAYIDCVKEEYPRYLELLVPRLAPDGVIVADNVLWGGHVARSSVPDTQRAPTEALRAFNLALVQHPSLRAVILPLGDGVAYAVKQG comes from the coding sequence ATGAAAGCCGCCGCCGACGCCATTCTCCGTCCCGAGCAAGCTGCATATTTGGAGGCGCTCGAGCCTCCGCGCGATGCGTTGCTGGTCAAAATGGAGGCGCGCGCCGCCGAACGAGGTTACCCGGTGAGCGATCCCGAGGTGGCCTCGTTCCTGGCGGTGACGGCGCAGGCGCGGCGGCCGCGTTTCATCGTGGAGCTGGGGACCAACATTGGATACGGCGCCATCGTGCTCGCCCGCGCGGCGGGGCCGGCGGCGAGGGTGCTCTCGTTCGAGCTTTCGCACGAGATCTGCGAGACGGCGCGCGAGTTCATCGCCGAGGCGGGCCTCGAGGATCGCATCACTGTGCTCCAGGGCGCGGCGTTGCAGGAGCTCGAGAAGGTCGAGGGCCTCATCGACCTCGCGTACATCGATTGCGTGAAGGAGGAGTACCCGCGCTACCTCGAGCTGCTGGTCCCGCGCCTTGCGCCCGATGGGGTCATCGTGGCCGACAACGTGCTCTGGGGCGGTCATGTGGCGCGCTCCTCGGTGCCTGACACGCAGCGCGCTCCGACGGAGGCGTTGCGCGCGTTCAACCTCGCGCTGGTCCAGCATCCGTCGCTCCGCGCCGTCATTCTGCCCTTGGGCGACGGCGTCGCATACGCGGTAAAGCAGGGATGA
- a CDS encoding AraC family transcriptional regulator, protein MSVAKEREPTIAAAAFWPVVDYLRARGHDADRILAAGKTSVEELRHCDARIPHARAIAIYLSIRAVTDEAGLGLRFSSFVKGETFAMLEYAARASATVRDAIEVTNRYARLIDDSFAFRLEPAGSYSFWRLDMNWPEPVRGIVTEYVLGIISRASRVLFGTKLPSKEIWLRVPAPRDMSAYEELLASPVRFSAPDYGVLMFPELLERRPNSADPVLANLLGQQAESMLAALRRESICDEVRRVVAEELRTGAPAMDRIARRLATTPSTLRRRLSDEGVRYKDLLEAARRESACAYLSDQRLTVTEIAFRLGYRDATTFFKVFKRWTGQTPAEYRKNLVDPPLIPNP, encoded by the coding sequence GCAGCCTTTTGGCCCGTCGTCGATTACCTGCGCGCCCGCGGCCACGATGCGGATCGCATCCTTGCCGCTGGCAAAACCAGTGTGGAGGAGCTGCGCCATTGCGATGCACGCATTCCGCATGCCCGCGCGATTGCCATTTATCTTTCGATTCGCGCGGTCACCGACGAGGCGGGGCTCGGACTGCGCTTTTCGTCCTTCGTGAAGGGCGAGACCTTCGCCATGCTCGAATACGCCGCACGCGCGAGTGCCACCGTGCGGGATGCCATCGAGGTGACGAACCGCTACGCGAGACTCATCGACGACTCGTTTGCCTTTCGCCTCGAGCCCGCCGGCTCGTATTCGTTTTGGCGGCTCGACATGAATTGGCCCGAGCCCGTGCGCGGCATCGTCACCGAGTACGTGCTGGGCATCATCTCGCGCGCGAGCCGCGTGCTCTTCGGCACCAAGCTGCCCTCGAAAGAGATATGGCTGCGCGTCCCCGCACCGCGCGACATGAGCGCGTACGAAGAGCTGCTCGCCTCCCCGGTTCGATTCTCCGCCCCCGATTACGGGGTGCTCATGTTCCCCGAGCTCCTCGAGCGCCGCCCCAACAGCGCCGACCCCGTGCTGGCGAATTTGCTCGGCCAGCAAGCCGAGTCGATGCTCGCGGCGCTTCGCCGGGAGAGCATCTGCGACGAGGTCCGCCGCGTCGTGGCCGAGGAACTGCGCACCGGCGCGCCGGCCATGGATCGCATCGCACGCCGCCTCGCCACCACGCCGAGCACCCTGAGACGCCGCCTCTCGGACGAAGGTGTAAGGTACAAGGATCTCCTCGAGGCCGCGCGCCGCGAATCAGCCTGCGCCTACTTGAGCGATCAGCGCCTCACCGTCACGGAAATCGCGTTTCGCCTCGGCTACCGCGACGCCACCACGTTCTTCAAAGTCTTCAAACGATGGACGGGACAAACCCCCGCCGAGTACCGGAAGAACCTCGTCGATCCTCCCCTAATCCCTAACCCCTAA